Proteins encoded by one window of Musa acuminata AAA Group cultivar baxijiao chromosome BXJ2-9, Cavendish_Baxijiao_AAA, whole genome shotgun sequence:
- the LOC135623430 gene encoding histone H3.3 — MARTKQTARKSTGGKAPRKQLATKAARKSAPTTGGVKKPHRYRPGTVALREIRKYQKSTELLIRKLPFQRLVREIAQDFKTDLRFQSHAVLALQEAAEAYLVGLFEDTNLCAIHAKRVTIMPKDIQLARRIRGERA; from the exons ATGGCTCGTACGAAGCAGACCGCTCGTAAGTCCACCGGTGGCAAGGCTCCCCGGAAGCAGCTCGCGACCAAG GCTGCGAGGAAGTCGGCGCCGACGACGGGCGGCGTGAAGAAGCCCCACAGGTATCGGCCCGGGACGGTGGCGCTGCGTGAGATTAGGAAGTACCAGAAGAGCACGGAGTTGCTGATCAGGAAGCTGCCGTTCCAGCGGCTGGTGAGGGAGATCGCGCAGGACTTCAAGACGGACCTGCGGTTCCAGAGCCACGCGGTGCTGGCGCTGCAGGAGGCGGCGGAGGCGTACCTGGTGGGGCTCTTCGAGGACACCAACCTCTGCGCCATCCACGCTAAGCGGGTCACCATCATGCCCAAGGACATCCAGCTCGCCCGCCGCATCCGCGGCGAACGCGCCTAA
- the LOC103998556 gene encoding arginine decarboxylase-like → MPALACVDAAVPPPGYGFAWGGALPAPGAFPGGAPTTAGGATSDWTSPWSTDHSAALYRINGWGAPYFCVNAAGDIAVRPHGAATLPHQEIDLMKVVKKASDPKSAGGIGLRLPLLVRLPDVLKHRLQSLHAAFDFAIRSNGYGSRYQGVYPVKCNQDRYIVEDIVEFGSPFGFGLEAGSKAELLLAMNCLTRASPEAFLICNGYKDEEYIALALVARSMDLNTVIVLEQEEELDTVVETSHRLGVRPVIGLRAKLRTKHSGHFGSTSGEKGKFGLTTTQILSVAQKLQRLEMLDCLQLLHFHIGSQIPSTTLLADGVGEAAQIYCELARLGAAMRVIDIGGGLGIDYDGSHSCGSDMSVGYGLEEYAGAVVRAVISACDRKHVRHPIICSESGRALVSHHSVLIFEAVSSSTTKAEPLPSIGSNLAYFLDELADDARSDYHNLMAAALGGEYETCALYADQLKRRCIDHFKDGVLGLEHLAAVDGLCDLVSKELGVADPVKTYHVNLSLFTSMPDFWAIGQLFPIVPIHRLDQRPAIKGILSDLTCDSDGKVDRFIGGQSSLPLHELGGGDGLGGGYYLGMFLGGAYQEALGGLHNLFGGPSVVRVSQADGSHCFAVTLAVPGPSCADVLRAMQHEPEVMFEALKHRAAECAAGDAVPRALALAFHSMPYLVCAASAAGVSASDGEGTDGMSSDSDGCAGCGEEEDEEWEFMRCLHV, encoded by the coding sequence ATGCCGGCCCTCGCGTGCGTAGATGCTGCAGTGCCGCCTCCTGGCTACGGCTTCGCGTGGGGCGGCGCTCTTCCCGCGCCGGGGGCATTCCCCGGCGGCGCTCCGACGACggcgggcggtgccacctccgacTGGACCTCCCCGTGGTCCACCGACCACTCTGCGGCGCTCTACCGGATCAACGGGTGGGGCGCTCCCTACTTCTGCGTCAACGCCGCCGGCGACATCGCCGTCCGGCCACACGGCGCCGCCACCCTCCCCCACCAGGAGATCGACCTGATGAAGGTGGTGAAGAAGGCCTCCGACCCCAAGTCCGCTGGCGGGATCGGTCTTCGCCTACCGCTTCTCGTGCGCCTTCCTGACGTCCTCAAGCACCGGCTCCAGTCCCTGCACGCCGCCTTCGACTTCGCCATCCGATCCAACGGCTACGGCTCCCGCTACCAGGGTGTCTACCCTGTCAAGTGCAACCAGGATAGGTACATAGTGGAGGACATCGTGGAGTTCGGGTCGCCGTTCGGGTTCGGCCTCGAGGCCGGATCGAAGGCGGAACTCCTCCTCGCCATGAACTGCCTCACGAGGGCGAGCCCGGAGGCGTTCCTCATCTGCAACGGGTACAAGGACGAGGAGTATATCGCCCTCGCCCTCGTCGCGCGTAGCATGGATCTCAACACGGTCATCGTTCTGGAGCAGGAGGAGGAGCTCGACACGGTGGTCGAGACCAGCCATAGGCTCGGCGTTCGGCCGGTGATTGGCCTCCGGGCCAAGCTCCGCACCAAGCATTCTGGTCATTTCGGGTCCACCTCCGGAGAGAAGGGCAAGTTCGGGCTAACCACCACGCAGATCCTCTCCGTAGCCCAGAAGCTCCAGCGTCTCGAGATGCTCGATTGTCTCCAGCTCCTGCATTTCCACATCGGCTCGCAGATTCCGTCCACGACGCTCCTAGCCGATGGCGTCGGCGAGGCAGCCCAAATCTATTGCGAGCTCGCGAGGCTTGGGGCGGCGATGCGCGTGATCGACATCGGCGGTGGTCTCGGCATCGACTATGATGGCTCTCACTCTTGTGGTTCCGACATGTCAGTGGGTTACGGACTCGAGGAATACGCCGGTGCTGTGGTCCGGGCGGTGATTTCCGCCTGCGACCGGAAGCATGTGCGCCACCCCATCATCTGTAGCGAGAGTGGCCGGGCTCTGGTGTCCCACCACTCGGTGCTTATCTTTGAAGCGGTCTCATCCAGCACCACGAAGGCTGAGCCATTGCCGTCCATTGGTTCCAACCTCGCTTACTTCCTGGATGAGCTTGCGGATGATGCTCGGTCTGATTACCACAATTTAATGGCCGCTGCCTTGGGCGGCGAGTACGAGACCTGCGCTTTGTACGCCGATCAGCTGAAACGGAGGTGCATCGACCACTTTAAAGACGGTGTTCTCGGCCTCGAGCACCTGGCGGCCGTTGATGGTCTCTGCGACCTCGTGTCGAAGGAGTTGGGGGTGGCTGATCCGGTGAAGACTTACCATGTCAATCTGTCGCTTTTCACCTCGATGCCTGATTTCTGGGCCATCGGGCAGCTCTTCCCCATCGTTCCAATTCATCGTCTCGACCAGCGGCCGGCGATCAAGGGGATTCTATCCGATCTGACATGCGACAGCGATGGTAAGGTCGACCGGTTCATCGGCGGGCAGTCGAGCCTGCCGCTTCACGAGCTCGGGGGAGGAGATGGCTTGGGAGGCGGATACTACCTGGGAATGTTTCTTGGAGGGGCTTACCAGGAGGCGCTCGGAGGGCTGCACAACCTGTTCGGGGGGCCGAGCGTTGTGCGGGTCTCGCAGGCCGACGGGTCGCATTGCTTTGCGGTGACGCTGGCGGTGCCCGGCCCGTCGTGCGCGGACGTCCTGCGAGCGATGCAGCATGAGCCCGAGGTGATGTTCGAGGCGCTCAAGCACCGGGCGGCGGAGTGCGCGGCCGGGGATGCCGTGCCCCGCGCTCTCGCCCTCGCCTTCCACTCCATGCCGTACCTCGTCTGTGCCGCCAGCGCCGCCGGCGTCTCCGCCAGCGACGGGGAGGGCACGGACGGGATGAGCAGCGACTCGGACGGGTGCGCCGGGTgcggcgaggaggaggacgaggagtggGAGTTCATGCGCTGCTTGCACGTGTGA